A region of Drosophila mauritiana strain mau12 chromosome 3L, ASM438214v1, whole genome shotgun sequence DNA encodes the following proteins:
- the LOC117139400 gene encoding uncharacterized protein LOC117139400 translates to MKICSRNDNTTPVLDEKYIRWTNINEEVDEVTPMIIFHLQKLRIEHFQLPDIKEYICIKPFFITYKVGLYLTDGIVYNLRSIARNGNAFMTYQKKTFLCRFYLKIKKLQV, encoded by the exons ATGAAAATTTG CTCCCGCAACGATAACACCACACCGGTCTTGGACGAAAAATATATCCGATGGACGAACATTAACGAGGAAGTTGATGAGGTAACCCCAATGATCATATTCCATCTTCAAAAGCTCCGAATCGAACATTTCCAGTTACCCGACATAAAAGAATATATTTGCATA AAACCATTCTTTATTACATATAAGGTTGGATTGTACCTTACCGATGGAATAGTATATAATCTTAGAAGTATAgctcgaaatggaaatgcctTTATGACatatcaaaaaaaaacatttctatgccggttttatttaaaaataaagaagcTACAG